The following are encoded in a window of bacterium SCSIO 12643 genomic DNA:
- a CDS encoding DUF2490 domain-containing protein, translating to MKKLLLISMAWMLFLSGYGQERRTRSADNEVWVGFTLKKQVSDRVTLSLDQQTRTMDNLEGIRANFLELGMKYELSKHFAVKGQYRYTIRNNSKNTERLSLDLSTKWKYKPAKLTFKYRLRFQNSVVEYTGQNITYLRNRFTMQYKISKKWQTYVEYESFFKFNQKNEFRGNRYTLGAKYRISKQMNINAFYQIDQEINVKHAFRENIFGVILQWEI from the coding sequence ATGAAAAAGTTACTCCTCATATCAATGGCATGGATGCTTTTTCTTTCCGGTTATGGTCAGGAAAGAAGAACCAGATCAGCCGATAATGAAGTTTGGGTGGGGTTTACCCTTAAAAAGCAAGTTTCAGATCGCGTGACTTTAAGTTTAGATCAGCAAACGCGCACCATGGATAATCTGGAAGGGATTCGTGCAAACTTTTTGGAGCTAGGTATGAAATACGAATTGTCCAAACACTTTGCAGTTAAGGGACAATATCGGTATACCATCCGAAATAACTCAAAAAATACGGAGAGATTATCCTTAGATTTATCGACAAAATGGAAGTACAAACCGGCAAAGCTGACATTTAAGTATCGTTTGCGATTTCAAAATTCTGTGGTAGAATATACGGGACAAAACATTACCTATTTGAGAAATCGTTTTACAATGCAATATAAAATCTCTAAAAAATGGCAGACTTATGTGGAATATGAGAGCTTTTTTAAATTCAACCAAAAAAATGAATTCCGTGGAAATCGTTATACACTAGGCGCGAAGTATCGTATTTCTAAACAAATGAACATTAATGCTTTCTATCAAATTGATCAGGAAATCAATGTAAAACACGCTTTCAGAGAAAACATATTTGGCGTGATTCTACAATGGGAAATCTAA
- a CDS encoding serine hydrolase, translating to MFKKISLALILSLCFQIVWAQFNSIKIDSLGKLTLNETNTLGAYVSILKSDSVWYQSAFGVNDIQTKSVFNDSTIFPISSNTKAFNAVLLAYEAQQERIDFDIPIKQYLPGLELKSDFMTQELTLTDLLTHRWGIPRYDLTYYGLRKKTPLSNETVFKKLKYLDTSTSFRTTFQYGNNQYILGAYLLEQLNQEKWEVQLQNHILSPLGMDDTHCDLEQYLKSNNRSQGYQRKEPISMDLAQPLYYVSGMGNMFSSIRDLQKWCAFLQEGNDKILSSDWIEYTQTGHFLVGYEEPYPGFSNISYGFGWYTYDYFGTKVVLHHGDNIGHQTLIVLLPDDDISFVMVANEGMTSNSFCFNMMFYLIDMHKERPLNDWNMLRKVTPSIDADAMMLAQNKFELKNKKAYTGVYHHEGFGDIQIFLQKGALYFKIGDMQHPINPKNEKQFTTYYKEYGEGYQFEFEFNEKGAISQLKTNLIEPSIDPIIFTKVK from the coding sequence ATGTTTAAAAAAATATCCTTAGCTCTCATTCTAAGTCTTTGTTTCCAAATTGTTTGGGCACAATTTAATTCTATCAAAATCGATAGCCTGGGCAAATTAACTTTGAATGAGACCAATACATTAGGTGCATATGTTTCTATCCTAAAGTCTGATTCAGTATGGTATCAATCGGCTTTTGGGGTAAATGATATTCAAACCAAAAGTGTTTTTAATGATTCTACGATATTTCCCATAAGTTCTAATACTAAAGCGTTTAATGCTGTGTTACTAGCTTATGAAGCGCAACAAGAACGCATTGATTTTGATATCCCGATCAAACAATACCTTCCGGGTTTAGAGTTGAAATCAGACTTTATGACTCAGGAACTCACATTAACCGATTTATTGACACATAGATGGGGGATTCCAAGATATGATCTTACATATTATGGCTTAAGGAAAAAAACACCTCTTAGCAATGAAACTGTGTTTAAAAAACTGAAATATTTAGATACCAGTACCAGTTTTAGAACTACTTTCCAGTATGGAAATAATCAATATATCCTGGGTGCATATCTTTTAGAACAGCTTAATCAGGAGAAGTGGGAGGTTCAGCTCCAAAATCACATCTTATCTCCGCTAGGTATGGATGATACGCATTGTGATTTAGAACAATACCTGAAATCCAACAATAGATCACAGGGATATCAGCGTAAAGAACCAATTTCCATGGATTTGGCGCAACCCTTGTATTATGTATCCGGAATGGGAAATATGTTTTCCAGTATCAGAGATCTACAGAAGTGGTGCGCTTTTCTTCAAGAGGGAAATGATAAAATTTTAAGCTCAGATTGGATTGAATACACACAAACTGGTCATTTTCTGGTAGGGTATGAAGAACCTTATCCGGGGTTTTCAAATATCAGCTATGGATTTGGATGGTATACCTATGATTATTTTGGAACCAAAGTCGTATTACATCACGGAGATAATATTGGGCATCAAACATTAATTGTTCTGTTACCAGATGATGATATTTCATTTGTAATGGTGGCCAATGAAGGAATGACAAGCAATAGCTTTTGTTTTAACATGATGTTCTATTTGATAGATATGCATAAAGAAAGGCCTCTAAATGACTGGAATATGCTTAGAAAAGTAACGCCATCCATTGACGCTGACGCGATGATGTTAGCCCAAAACAAATTTGAATTAAAAAACAAGAAAGCATATACCGGAGTATATCATCATGAGGGATTTGGTGACATTCAAATTTTTCTACAAAAAGGAGCTTTATACTTCAAAATTGGAGACATGCAGCATCCAATAAATCCCAAAAATGAAAAGCAATTCACTACTTATTATAAAGAATATGGCGAGGGATATCAATTTGAATTTGAGTTTAATGAAAAGGGAGCAATCAGTCAACTCAAAACTAACTTGATCGAGCCGAGTATTGATCCAATTATTTTCACCAAGGTTAAATAG
- a CDS encoding AraC family transcriptional regulator ligand-binding domain-containing protein — MAFTGRFVLDLIQFASESGVNKENILHLTGYSESELCNENTTLDNDTYNAVIENIVNHSRDPFFGLHAGEHLNLSAAGLIGQITQTSETIKQALEYCCEFANLGCSALPSQLQQGKTNYKVTYTPSREWKSPIAIQHTTDGVLAFTIKEFQSLTHHKHSPLEIRLPWKKPDNTSEYQRVFQCPVKFEQSEIAILLDARHVDEKIITSDYNLLRILVAHAQQKSQQMAHEAQYSAIVKRAVIQLMQPQFPGITEVSGHLNMSSRTLQRKLSREGVTYSELMDQLRREFAMDYLHKPELHINEVADLLGYADASAFIRSFKRWEGQTPNQYRNQALTPFNS, encoded by the coding sequence ATGGCATTTACAGGTAGGTTTGTTTTAGATCTGATTCAATTCGCATCTGAATCCGGAGTCAATAAAGAGAATATACTTCACCTTACAGGGTATTCAGAAAGTGAATTATGCAATGAAAACACAACTTTAGATAATGACACGTATAATGCTGTAATTGAAAACATAGTAAATCATAGTAGAGATCCATTTTTTGGTTTACATGCGGGTGAACATTTAAACTTATCTGCAGCGGGATTGATAGGGCAAATTACCCAGACCAGTGAGACGATAAAACAAGCTTTGGAATACTGTTGTGAATTCGCCAATTTAGGTTGTAGTGCCTTACCGAGTCAATTACAACAAGGAAAAACGAATTATAAAGTTACATACACCCCAAGTCGCGAATGGAAATCACCAATCGCAATTCAACATACAACGGATGGAGTTTTGGCTTTTACCATTAAAGAATTTCAATCATTAACACATCACAAACACAGCCCTTTAGAAATTAGATTACCCTGGAAAAAGCCCGACAACACCTCAGAATACCAAAGAGTTTTTCAATGCCCGGTAAAATTTGAACAATCGGAAATCGCTATTTTATTAGATGCCAGACATGTAGATGAGAAGATCATTACTTCAGATTATAATTTGTTGCGAATTCTGGTCGCACATGCCCAACAAAAATCTCAACAAATGGCGCATGAAGCACAATATTCTGCTATTGTGAAAAGAGCCGTGATTCAATTGATGCAACCCCAGTTTCCTGGAATTACAGAAGTTTCAGGACATCTAAATATGAGTAGTCGTACTTTACAGCGTAAACTAAGCAGAGAAGGCGTTACATATTCAGAATTAATGGATCAATTAAGACGCGAATTCGCCATGGATTATCTGCACAAACCGGAACTCCATATTAACGAAGTTGCAGATTTATTGGGTTATGCAGACGCCAGTGCTTTTATCCGTTCATTTAAACGTTGGGAAGGACAAACACCAAATCAATATCGAAATCAAGCATTAACGCCATTTAATTCATAA
- a CDS encoding Crp/Fnr family transcriptional regulator: MQNSPLIQRIFADSKLTPTEQEQVQNAFTQTEFKKGDYLYRAGQSVNQYYFLEKGFVRSYGIDYNGNEITTQFFLPEDIVIDWMAFMMKIPTQENFIATQNSICWTITYIQFQELFHSIQGFRESGRERLTQCYFKLKQHNLSMISRSAKDRYTHLLKEYPEIIQNASLKHIATYLGITDTSLSRIRKEIVTT, from the coding sequence GTGCAAAACTCACCTTTAATACAACGGATTTTCGCGGATTCAAAGTTAACTCCAACGGAACAGGAACAGGTTCAAAATGCGTTTACGCAAACTGAATTTAAAAAGGGAGACTATCTATATAGGGCAGGGCAATCCGTAAACCAGTACTATTTTCTGGAAAAAGGTTTCGTACGATCCTATGGCATTGATTACAATGGGAATGAAATTACTACCCAGTTCTTTTTACCCGAAGATATTGTCATTGATTGGATGGCTTTTATGATGAAAATACCTACTCAGGAGAATTTTATCGCTACTCAGAATTCCATATGCTGGACAATAACTTACATCCAATTTCAAGAGCTTTTTCACAGTATACAAGGATTTAGGGAGTCAGGACGTGAACGATTAACTCAATGTTACTTTAAATTGAAGCAACACAACTTGTCCATGATTTCCCGTTCTGCCAAAGACCGCTATACCCATTTATTGAAAGAATACCCTGAAATTATCCAAAACGCTTCACTCAAACATATTGCGACTTACCTCGGGATTACGGACACATCCTTAAGTCGAATTCGGAAGGAAATCGTTACCACTTAG
- a CDS encoding VOC family protein, producing the protein MDNTTNSLNWFEIPATDINRAQKFYETIFEIEMEVHEMDDTVMAFFPWTPGSGKATGAVGQSPNHTPSMDGTMVYLNANPAMDPVLARVEAAGGQILLPKTDIGNHGFMAFIMDTEGNRVGVHSIE; encoded by the coding sequence ATGGACAATACAACCAACTCATTGAACTGGTTTGAAATACCAGCAACAGACATTAACAGAGCACAAAAGTTTTATGAAACCATCTTCGAAATTGAAATGGAAGTACATGAGATGGATGATACCGTCATGGCATTTTTCCCCTGGACTCCAGGATCAGGAAAAGCAACTGGTGCAGTAGGTCAAAGTCCTAATCATACCCCAAGTATGGATGGAACTATGGTATACTTAAATGCAAATCCCGCTATGGATCCGGTGTTGGCACGTGTAGAAGCTGCAGGAGGCCAGATTTTATTGCCTAAAACAGATATTGGAAATCATGGATTTATGGCTTTTATAATGGATACTGAGGGTAACAGAGTTGGTGTCCATTCTATAGAATAG
- a CDS encoding signal peptidase II — MIKKHTPYFLLILAVVSLDLISKLWALNVLPYQEDVSIIGQKLMFYLTYNEEYLSGQTLAVLQDADPIQATLQISVVVSLLALYIIGIDKFQIKSSFKWLGGIAIFLGGAMFLDTINAFSQSEVDIRMATLLTKISVSALMIIVFFKVQIPILKWALAFIIATGIGNGLSYFYAPYKVVDFIYVKGSYELLRIGIFNVADISYDIGMLMILGYAAISIVQGIKQNVLKIKHRIINT; from the coding sequence ATGATAAAAAAACACACTCCCTATTTCTTACTCATACTAGCCGTGGTATCACTTGATTTGATATCTAAATTATGGGCATTAAATGTATTACCTTATCAAGAAGATGTCAGTATTATTGGGCAAAAGCTGATGTTTTATCTCACTTATAACGAAGAATATTTAAGTGGTCAAACTTTGGCAGTTTTGCAAGATGCTGATCCCATTCAGGCAACACTCCAGATTTCTGTAGTTGTTTCGTTATTAGCACTCTATATCATTGGGATAGATAAATTCCAAATAAAATCAAGTTTTAAATGGCTCGGTGGTATAGCCATCTTTTTAGGTGGTGCAATGTTTCTAGATACGATTAATGCATTTAGTCAAAGTGAAGTAGACATTAGAATGGCGACTTTACTAACAAAAATCAGTGTATCGGCATTGATGATCATCGTCTTCTTTAAAGTTCAAATACCAATATTAAAATGGGCATTGGCTTTCATCATTGCAACTGGGATTGGAAATGGATTAAGTTATTTCTACGCACCATATAAAGTGGTCGATTTTATTTATGTAAAAGGTAGTTATGAATTATTACGTATCGGAATATTTAATGTGGCAGATATATCCTATGACATTGGAATGCTAATGATTCTGGGCTATGCCGCAATTAGCATAGTGCAGGGTATAAAACAAAATGTGTTGAAAATTAAACACAGAATTATCAATACTTAG
- a CDS encoding outer membrane beta-barrel protein, translating to MESLSEKRLPTAHLSALIISLLTLFSLSSQAQYHLSTELDYVFGFNARDISLHHAHVDANSSHGYQFLVINSYRIKESSFEPLIKIGFKYLHTSGEMTHLKYDSDTYKLVIGIGSRYYVSPKISVGVLLGIENNLDFDYFRTQTSDLFRYSTQAEFQYQLTKHWASTFTYDYTFYPTRDHYLFTNPQHQMRVGIIYKIL from the coding sequence ATGGAAAGTTTAAGTGAAAAAAGGCTACCTACGGCACACTTATCCGCGCTTATAATCAGTTTGTTGACCTTGTTTAGTTTATCCTCTCAAGCCCAGTATCATTTATCGACTGAACTCGATTATGTATTTGGGTTTAATGCGAGAGATATAAGTCTTCACCACGCACATGTAGATGCCAATTCTTCACATGGGTATCAGTTTTTAGTAATTAATAGTTACCGAATTAAGGAGAGTTCATTTGAACCATTGATTAAGATAGGCTTTAAATATTTACATACTTCAGGAGAAATGACACATTTAAAGTATGACTCGGATACCTATAAACTGGTCATAGGAATCGGTTCAAGATATTACGTGTCTCCTAAAATTTCTGTGGGTGTATTGTTAGGTATTGAAAACAATTTGGATTTTGATTATTTCAGAACCCAAACATCCGATTTATTCAGATATTCTACTCAAGCTGAGTTTCAATATCAGCTCACTAAACATTGGGCATCGACTTTTACATATGACTATACCTTCTACCCGACCCGTGATCACTATTTGTTTACCAATCCACAACATCAAATGAGAGTTGGGATTATATATAAGATACTATGA
- a CDS encoding isochorismatase family protein, with product MENSRKALLIIDMQEGSFIPETPRYDTAGVVERINQISTIFREKRFPVIHIQHDGTQFGDFIPKTKEWEILDEIDFSPNDLRIDKYANDVFYESYLHDVLQSKSIDHLFITGCATDFCVEASVQSALTKDYHVTIIEDGHTTGERPHMSAEKVIRHYNWVWKNMIPTKGQINVVPTSDILKL from the coding sequence ATGGAGAACTCAAGAAAAGCATTATTGATCATTGATATGCAGGAGGGTTCATTTATCCCTGAGACACCTCGATACGATACAGCTGGAGTAGTTGAGCGAATCAATCAGATTTCAACTATATTTCGCGAAAAACGATTTCCTGTGATCCATATTCAACACGATGGTACTCAATTTGGTGATTTTATCCCCAAAACCAAAGAGTGGGAAATATTAGATGAAATTGATTTTTCCCCAAATGATTTAAGAATTGATAAATATGCAAATGATGTGTTTTATGAGTCTTACCTTCATGACGTATTACAATCAAAATCTATAGATCACTTATTCATTACCGGTTGTGCCACTGATTTTTGTGTAGAAGCCAGTGTTCAATCTGCTCTGACTAAAGATTATCATGTAACAATCATAGAGGATGGACATACTACCGGTGAACGTCCGCATATGAGCGCTGAAAAGGTGATACGACATTATAATTGGGTATGGAAAAATATGATTCCTACCAAAGGACAAATCAATGTAGTTCCGACATCTGACATTCTGAAACTTTAG
- a CDS encoding mechanosensitive ion channel family protein, with translation MLDEPLHLVKDFSQWLIDEGIHPDIVEYIRLLTLLVILSIVIALVDFIAKRFILRAANRAFTLSKNKWDDILVNERVFDKLSQVFPALIINWTLDFVFVDFPKIIPVLYDALEIYVIWIITKVLLAFFTAVEHYMVTLSTYKDKPIESYIQLAKLITYFISGIFVISVIIGKSPLYLLSAFGAMTAVALLVFKDTILGLVASIQISANDMLRVNDWLEMKKYGADGNVISITLATVKVQNWDHTITTIPTYALVSDSFKNWRNMQDTGARRIKRFVYIRPKSVRFVDDTLLNEYKQFQLLAPYIESRQKEIELHNAHIQADKSKSVNGRNLTNIGVFRKYIELYLRNHKEVKQDLTLMIRQLQPDQYGIPLEIYCFANTTEWVAYEGIQSDIMDHILASASSFGLEIYELNGVNA, from the coding sequence ATGTTGGACGAACCGCTACATTTGGTTAAAGACTTTTCGCAATGGTTGATTGATGAAGGTATTCATCCGGATATTGTAGAATATATCCGTTTGTTGACCTTACTGGTTATTTTGAGCATTGTTATTGCCCTGGTTGATTTTATTGCAAAACGATTTATTCTACGTGCAGCCAATCGTGCTTTTACTTTAAGTAAAAACAAATGGGACGATATCTTAGTCAATGAGCGTGTTTTTGATAAACTGTCACAGGTCTTCCCTGCCCTGATTATCAACTGGACACTGGATTTTGTATTTGTAGATTTCCCTAAGATCATTCCGGTTTTATACGATGCGCTCGAGATTTACGTGATTTGGATTATCACCAAAGTACTACTGGCATTTTTTACCGCTGTGGAACACTATATGGTGACATTATCTACTTATAAGGATAAACCTATTGAATCGTACATTCAGTTGGCTAAATTGATCACTTATTTCATTTCCGGAATCTTTGTAATCTCGGTGATCATTGGCAAATCTCCACTCTATTTGTTAAGTGCTTTTGGAGCAATGACAGCTGTGGCTTTATTGGTATTTAAAGATACCATTTTAGGTTTAGTAGCGAGTATCCAGATTTCAGCGAATGATATGCTGCGTGTAAATGATTGGCTGGAAATGAAAAAGTATGGCGCGGATGGCAATGTTATATCCATCACTCTAGCCACTGTTAAAGTTCAAAACTGGGATCATACCATAACAACTATTCCAACTTATGCGCTGGTTTCAGATTCTTTTAAGAACTGGCGAAATATGCAAGATACTGGGGCGAGACGGATCAAGCGTTTTGTATATATCCGACCAAAATCAGTTCGGTTTGTAGATGATACATTGTTAAACGAATACAAGCAATTTCAATTATTAGCACCCTATATTGAAAGTCGTCAAAAAGAAATTGAATTACATAATGCGCACATTCAGGCGGATAAATCTAAATCCGTAAATGGACGTAACCTGACGAATATTGGAGTTTTTAGGAAATATATTGAGCTATACCTAAGAAATCATAAGGAAGTCAAACAAGATCTAACTTTAATGATTCGTCAATTACAACCGGATCAATATGGAATTCCATTAGAAATTTATTGCTTTGCGAATACTACCGAATGGGTTGCCTATGAAGGAATTCAATCTGATATCATGGATCATATTCTGGCCAGTGCTTCTTCTTTTGGGCTGGAGATTTATGAATTAAATGGCGTTAATGCTTGA
- a CDS encoding SRPBCC domain-containing protein, producing MKTIETQITIPASIAQVWSVLMDHTSYQNWNPFISNISGLVHPGSTLEVTIHPEEDKSMNFSPIVLKNNAYQEFRWKGKLWMQGIFDGEHYFILKPNGNQTQFIHGEHFTGILSGLLFKLIGKNTQNGFRAMNQALYKEVLKRMS from the coding sequence ATGAAAACTATTGAAACGCAAATCACGATTCCCGCATCAATCGCTCAAGTTTGGTCGGTATTGATGGACCACACCAGTTATCAGAATTGGAATCCTTTTATTTCTAACATTTCGGGATTGGTTCATCCAGGGAGCACGCTCGAAGTCACGATTCATCCTGAAGAGGATAAATCCATGAACTTCTCTCCTATTGTGCTGAAAAACAACGCGTATCAAGAATTCAGATGGAAAGGTAAATTGTGGATGCAGGGCATTTTTGATGGGGAACATTACTTCATTCTTAAGCCTAATGGAAATCAAACGCAATTTATTCACGGAGAACACTTTACCGGAATACTGTCAGGTCTTTTGTTTAAATTGATTGGTAAGAATACACAAAATGGATTTAGAGCCATGAACCAGGCTTTATATAAAGAGGTTTTAAAACGAATGTCATGA
- a CDS encoding CotH kinase family protein, whose protein sequence is MRHWILISSLMLVIASCTKIDVDEDLPSWETLQPQTMETSLDRIHIIADPTRLDDMMRRFNQDIEVSTDVVYYNYKGELLFEKTGNIEIKGAGSAAADMKPLGITFDTPFNNGSLKVITPQAVAPSDHLELIQNVRLRNSGQDFGITMLKDLAYSEFALRAGMDLELKYGKPLHVFINGKYYGLHNIRTENDRVAISHLLQTDTSSITRIKMDDSNKNLEYREGDLALAESLIRAIKNEDAYALEQLLDIDNFLDYIIFEDYVGNIDWPHNNARAYSVNGSKFRFLLYDLDLAAFRTKNPILPEMEYKEDHISEILQILLEDNPEFEARLHERQEMWYQAFSPELFNSVVDELADKIDTDIEYLIARRGFPQSTLQWRLNLEQLKRDFERTDHFNRKKYKLN, encoded by the coding sequence ATGAGACATTGGATACTTATATCAAGTTTAATGTTGGTTATAGCCAGCTGTACTAAAATAGATGTGGATGAAGACCTTCCGAGTTGGGAAACTTTACAACCGCAAACCATGGAAACGTCACTTGATCGCATACATATTATTGCTGACCCAACCAGATTGGATGATATGATGCGGAGATTTAATCAGGACATTGAAGTGTCTACCGATGTGGTATACTATAACTATAAGGGTGAATTACTATTTGAAAAGACAGGAAATATTGAGATTAAAGGAGCGGGTTCAGCTGCTGCGGATATGAAACCTTTGGGAATCACATTTGACACCCCATTTAATAATGGTTCTTTAAAAGTGATTACTCCGCAGGCTGTTGCCCCTTCTGATCATTTAGAGTTGATCCAAAATGTTCGGTTAAGAAATTCCGGGCAAGATTTTGGTATTACAATGTTGAAGGATCTGGCTTATTCTGAATTTGCACTTCGCGCAGGAATGGATTTAGAGCTAAAATACGGCAAACCACTACATGTTTTTATCAATGGTAAATACTACGGTTTGCACAATATCAGAACCGAAAACGACAGAGTGGCCATATCTCATCTACTCCAAACAGATACCAGTTCGATCACTAGGATTAAGATGGATGACTCCAATAAAAACCTGGAGTACCGTGAAGGAGATCTGGCTTTGGCGGAATCTCTGATCCGTGCGATCAAAAACGAAGATGCTTATGCTTTAGAGCAACTCCTGGATATTGATAACTTTTTAGATTACATCATATTTGAAGACTATGTGGGTAATATTGACTGGCCGCATAATAATGCACGTGCATATAGCGTAAACGGAAGTAAATTTAGGTTCTTATTATACGATTTGGACTTAGCCGCTTTTAGAACGAAAAATCCGATTTTACCAGAAATGGAATACAAAGAGGATCATATATCGGAAATTCTTCAAATCCTTTTGGAAGATAATCCTGAATTTGAAGCCAGATTGCATGAACGTCAGGAAATGTGGTATCAGGCTTTTTCTCCTGAACTATTTAACTCAGTAGTAGATGAACTCGCAGATAAAATTGATACAGATATAGAATATTTAATAGCAAGAAGAGGATTTCCTCAAAGTACATTACAGTGGAGATTAAATCTCGAACAGTTGAAACGAGATTTTGAACGTACCGACCACTTTAATCGCAAGAAGTACAAATTGAATTAA
- a CDS encoding VOC family protein produces the protein MRIQELTLYTSQLEKQKLFYRDTLEFNLIQESEISVSFQVGKSILAFEYREDATPYHFAINIPSNQEELALKWLKARVEILKDASFEIQDFENWNAKAIYFYDADQNIVEFIARKNLNNWSGKAFDASALMEISEIGVPSDRIQNIYSQITEHVMLEIYDGGFERFCALGDEHGLFICINKNVKDWFPTNDKAYSSEFHIKLSHHDIEVAFQFVNGYIIRIPDRYILN, from the coding sequence ATGAGAATTCAAGAACTTACACTATATACATCACAACTCGAAAAACAAAAGCTGTTTTATCGAGATACATTAGAGTTTAATTTAATTCAGGAGTCCGAAATCTCAGTTTCGTTTCAGGTGGGTAAATCCATATTAGCCTTTGAATATAGGGAAGATGCAACGCCATATCATTTTGCTATTAATATCCCCTCAAATCAAGAAGAGTTAGCATTAAAATGGTTAAAAGCCAGAGTAGAGATCCTCAAGGATGCGTCATTTGAAATTCAAGACTTTGAAAATTGGAATGCTAAAGCCATTTATTTCTACGATGCAGATCAAAATATTGTGGAGTTTATTGCCCGAAAGAATCTAAATAATTGGTCAGGTAAAGCATTTGATGCATCTGCTTTAATGGAAATCTCTGAAATTGGAGTTCCGTCAGATCGTATTCAAAATATCTATTCTCAAATCACCGAACATGTGATGTTAGAGATTTATGACGGTGGGTTCGAACGCTTCTGTGCACTGGGAGATGAACATGGATTATTTATTTGCATCAATAAGAATGTAAAAGATTGGTTTCCGACTAATGACAAAGCATATTCATCAGAATTTCATATCAAACTTTCACATCACGATATTGAAGTCGCATTTCAATTTGTTAATGGGTATATTATTCGTATTCCTGATCGTTATATTTTGAATTAA
- a CDS encoding TetR/AcrR family transcriptional regulator — translation MDELKENQIISTEESIKEAAKVVFLKKGFAGTKTRDIAEQAGENLALINYYFRSKKNLFRIIMNEIAGEFMDSMIPVFNDPDTSIVEKVEKIVENYINLFMKQPDIPLFIMNELGEGSGCLASSELKIERILHSQFHDQIGKEYPNINPEHIIMNIVGMTIFPFIGKAMMNGMQGIDDEMFDQLMEERRKMIPMWVELMLKESQK, via the coding sequence ATGGATGAATTAAAAGAAAATCAAATAATTTCAACCGAGGAGAGTATTAAGGAAGCGGCTAAAGTGGTATTCTTAAAAAAAGGGTTTGCAGGCACAAAAACACGTGATATTGCTGAGCAAGCTGGTGAAAATTTGGCTTTAATTAATTATTATTTCAGAAGTAAAAAGAATCTGTTTCGCATTATCATGAATGAAATTGCCGGGGAGTTTATGGATTCTATGATTCCTGTATTTAATGATCCTGATACTTCAATTGTCGAGAAGGTTGAAAAGATCGTAGAGAATTACATCAATTTATTCATGAAACAACCGGATATTCCACTGTTTATCATGAACGAACTGGGCGAAGGATCTGGATGTTTAGCGAGCAGTGAGTTAAAAATCGAGAGAATTTTACATTCTCAATTTCATGACCAAATTGGAAAAGAATATCCGAACATTAATCCCGAACATATCATTATGAATATTGTAGGGATGACCATTTTCCCTTTTATTGGTAAAGCCATGATGAATGGCATGCAGGGAATAGATGATGAAATGTTTGATCAACTTATGGAAGAACGTAGGAAAATGATTCCTATGTGGGTCGAACTAATGCTAAAAGAATCTCAGAAATAA